From the genome of Methanothrix soehngenii GP6:
TAGTAGGGCTTGATTGATGATGGCCAATCTATCAGGAAGTAATGCTCTCCAATGCTCTCTCCTAAGAATCTCTCCGTCTCTGTATCCAGGTCGTCGCCCCATTGCATCCTGGCCCCAGCCTTCTCTTCCGCCAGCTCCAGAGCACGGGTGTAGGTGATCCTCTTGAAGGGAAGCCGGGGCACCTCCAGCTCCATATTCAAGACCTCCAGCTGGCGGCGGCAGTTATCAGCCACATAGCTATATGCCCCGGCCACCGCCTCCTCCAGGATCTCCATTACATCCTTGTCATCGGCAAAGCTCACCTCCAGATCTATGGAGATGGCCTCATTCAGATGGCGCCTGGTATCATGCTCCTCCGCCCGGAATATGGGACCGATCTCATAAACACGGTCCATGCCCGCTCCCATCAGCATCTGTTTGTAGAGCTGCGGGCTCTGGTTCAAGAAGGCCTCCTTCTCAAAGTAGCTGATGGGAAAGAGATCTGTCCCTCCCTCTGTGGCTGCGGCCACGATCTTGGGGGTGAAGACCTCAACTATCCCCTTCTTATGGAAATAGTCCCTGAGACTGCAAAGGACTGCGCTCTCGATCTCGAATGCGGCCAGGACGCAGGGCCGGCGGATGTCCATGAACCTGGAGTCAAGGCGGGTGTCAAGCTCGCACTCCACCTTCTCCGTGGGATCCAAAGGAAGAGGCACCTGGGCGGCGCTCAAAACCTGAATCTCCGTGGGAAGGATCTCATATCCTCGCGGAGCCTTGGCCTCCGCCTTAACATTCCCCCGGACCATAACCACGCTCTCCCGGCTGATGGAGCGCGCCATCTTGAAAACATCCTTTCCCAGGAGCTTCTTGACCAGAGTTATCTGAGCCATTCCCTCTCTGTCCCTGAGCACCAGGAAAGCTATGCCCCCCAGGTCCCTGATCTCATGGGCGAAGCCCGCCAGCATGACCTCTTTTCCGTCCATATCCGCAGATATTTGGCCTGAATAATGAGTTCTGAGGATCAATTCATCTCACGGCTGCGAGAATGAATTCCTGATATAAAAGCAGTCTGATCTACATGCAGTAGATATATCTGCTAAGGGGATTATAACCTATCCGGGTTTATAGCCATGGCCTCACTCCACGACCTCCTGAGCCAGAAGGATTTCTGGATTTTGCTCTTCTTCTTAGGATGGGTGCTGCTCAACTGGCCTATGCTTTCCTTGGCCGATGCCATAATTCTGCTGGGCATGCCTGCGATACTCGTCTATATATCTGCAGTCTGGATGATACTCATTCTCCTGATGTACCTCTTTGACCGGGGGAATTCTGGTTGATAGGCCAGAATACCGCTCTTGTGGTTATGGTGCTCTATCTGCTCCTTCTTTTCGCAATAGCTAGGTTCTCAGATAATAGAAAGCTAGAGGGCAAGAGCATCGTCAGCAATCCCTATGTCTATGCCCTCTCCCTATCCGTATATGTCTCAGCATGGACCTTTTACGGCTCCATAGGAAGAGCAGCATCTACCGGCCTGGAATTTTTGCCTATATATTTAGGGCCCGTCCTGGCTATGACATTGGGCTGGGTGCTCATCAGAAAGATGGTTCGCGTATCCAAGGAGTACCGCCTCACCTCCATCAGCGATTTCTTGAGCTTTCGCTACGGCAGGAGCTATGCCATCGGCGCAGTGGTTGCTCTGCTCAGCCTGGTCATGGTAACCCCTTATGTGGCTTTGCAGCTGATAGCCATCTCCACCTCATTAGAGACTCTGGCCGAATCCCATACCCTCCTGAGCTTCTCCTGGGAGAGCACCCTGGTGGTGGCCCTCCTCCTGGGCATATTCGCCATGATCTTCGGCGCCCGCCAGCTAGACCCCATGGAGCGGCATGAGGGGCTGATTGCTGTGGTGGCCTTCGAATCCCTGGTGAAGCTGGTGGCTTTTCTGATGATAGGGCTATTCGTTGCCTATGGAATCTTTGGAGGCTATGGGGATATCTTCAGCCAGATGGCTGAACAGGCTCGTAGTAATCCGAATTATTCCAACCTCATGGACGTGGAGTATCCTCTTTGGTTCTCCCTGACCCTCGTGTCCTTTTTTGCCATATTATTCTTGCCCAGACAGTTTCATGTCATGGTTGTGGAGAACTCAGAAGTGGGCCATCTGAAAAAGGCGATGTGGCTCTTCCCCCTCTACCTCCTGCTGATCAACCTTTTCGTTCCGGCCATCGCCTGGGGCGGGTTGCTCCTCAATACCCCCGGCCTCAAGGACTCCTTCATAATAACCATACCTTATAGCCACAATCAAGACCTTCTATCTCTTTTGGTCTTCATAGGAGGGACATCGGCAGCCACTGCCATGATCCTAGTCGAGTCCGTGGCCGTCGGCACGATGCTGCTCAACGACCTGGAGCTCCCCTATATTCTGCGCCATATTAAAAAGCAGAAGAACCTGGCCGATGCACTCCTCAACACCAGAAGGCTGAATATACTCCTGGTTGTCCTATTAGGATACCTCTTCTCCCATGTTGCTGCCTATCAGATACTGGCAGATATCGGAATCGTCTCATTTCTCGCTGCCAGTCAGCTGGCGCCAGCTGCTCTCGGAGGCCTTTATTGGAGAGGAGGAAACCGAAAAGGAGCTATGGCAGGTCTCGTTTCAGGATTTCTGCTCTGGTCCTACACCGCCTTGATACCCACCATGGCCGGGGACGATGGCATGCTCTCAAGCCTGGTTAGAGATGGAGCCTTCGGCCTGTCTTTCCTCAGACCCACAGACCTATTCGGCCTCGGCCTTGACCAGTGGACCAACTCCGTATTCTGGACGCTGCTGGTCAACACCAGCCTTTACATCCTCGTATCCCTTCTCACTAAGCCCAGTCTCGAGGAGGAAAGCATCGCTAAATCATTCATATACGGTGCAGAAAAAGCGATGGCACAGGGCGAGGAGCTGCCAGTTGAGCCCCGAGCTATGCTTTATGGGACAATAAGCGAGATCGAGACGACCCTTGCAAAGTATATAGGAGAGGAAAGAGCAAATCGTCAGGTCGATCTATATCTGAGGCAACTGGGAGCGACCAGAGAGACGGTTAGCCCCAGGCAACTTCAGGAGCTTTGGAACCAGTTCGAAAAGACCCTCACCGGGTCAGTAGGACCTTCTGCCACCAGAATGATTGTAGAGGAACAGGTTCCCGTTAAGCCAGTGGTGGAAGAGAAGAAGGAGACCCTTCCCACCTATGATCTGACGAGGGGAAGGATATACATAGTGCCTGATATCGCTTATGAGGTCTTCACCGACCAGATCACCCACGGTGTAGAAGGGCTGTGTATCACCCACTCCTCCCCGGAGGAGGTCAGGCTCCGCTGGGGATTCAAGGAGACGCCCATCATCAAGCTGAGCGACGAGAAGAGAAGCGATCGATACATCTCACCCCGAAATCTGCCCCTCCTATTCATAACCATAAAATCGTTCGTCGACTCCAGCAGAAACAGCATTGTGCTCATCGACAGCATAGAAAAGCTGGTGAATGAGAACATGTTCAAGGTTCCAGAGAGGGAGATGCTGGACTTCGTCTATCAGATGGAGCTGCTGGGAAAAAGGACTCATCTGATCCTGGCTGAGGGAGAGGATTTCGTCCATATGGAACTGAATTCCAGCGTCAATGAGGCAAAGGAGCTATTGTTCACCCTGGGTCCCCTCTCAGAGTACCTCTTTCGGCTCTTCTCAGATACGATGCTCTCCGCACTGAATGAAGGGGTGAGAAGAGAGGTGGTCATGAAAGCCAATGAACTTATTGCAGCAGGCGGATTCTTTGAGGTGGCTCCAAAGAGAGATCGGCCCTCTGACGAAGCCGGGCCGGCCTGCGAGCCAGATATGCAGGATGCTCTGACCGCCATTCCCAGTTTGAATATCAGACCAGGACTGGTTCTGACCAGGCATAGCTTTTTCCTCGCTTTAAGGAGGCTGGACAGAATCATCAGAACATTTGATCCCACCTTCGATATCAAGGATACATTGGCTGAGATCATGAAGAGCTATGGAAGGAGCCCATTTGAGGTATCGCTTATCCCAGGGACCACGTATATCGTAGAGGAGGAGAAGCCCAAAAAGAGCCTGGAGGTATTCAGCGAGCTGGTAGCTCATGGAATGGAAGGGTTATGCCTCAGCCGACACAATCCCGAGACTCTGCAAGAGAGATTCAGCATACCTCCGGAGACTGTGATATGGCTGACTCAAAAGAGCGAACCAGGATACAGAACGGTGGACCCCACGAACTTTCCCAGGTTGAGCGGCATGATCTCCGAATTCCTCGACCAGGCCAACTATCCAATCATCCTCCTGGAAGGCATGGGCTACCTGATCACCCAGAGCAACTATGAGACTGTGCTCCGGTTCGTTCAATTCCAGAGAGATGAGATTGCCATGAAGAACGCAATAATGCTGATCCACATTGATCCGTTATCCTTGGATACAAAAGAGCTCCACCGTCTGGCAAGCGAGATGGAGCCGTTCAGAGGCTGATTAGGAGAATTTTTAATAGCTAGACTACCCTAATATACAGCTATGATCGAAGTTGGAATAGTCTTGCTGGCGGTCGTTCTCATATTCGGAGCCTTTCTTTTGCTGAGGTCCCTTAAAAATTTCGTCATAAACGCAATCGCCGGCCTCTTTATTCTTTTCCTGGCCAATCAGTTCATCAGCGCGGATATCGGCTATAGCTGGCTGGTCATACTGATTTGCGGAATCGGCGGGGCAGTTGGAGCAATCCTCTTGTTAGCCCTTCATTTCATAGGATTAGGCATCTAGAATAGAGAGTGCCCTGAGAGGTGAACAAAGCATATTGGCCCAATCGAGATGAGAGGCATCAGGAACCGGATGAACGGAGATAGGAAAGCCATAGAAGGAGATTCAATCAGATAAATAAAAATGTATATTGGGAAATATATCAGAGCCCCAAACGAGCTTGCTGGGGGACAGTGACATTGGTCAGATCCTTCAGCCGGTAATCCTGTTGCAGTATTGACTTGAGCTTGCCGGAGTACACACTCAATGTTATCTCTTTGGTCCGGCCATATCTGCCCTTACTGATCACAATGGTATGCAAGATGCCAAGCATATCCAGCTCCGCAATGAGATCTGTGATCCGGCGATGGGTGAGAAAATCGGTCTCTACCAGAGGACAGAGCTGTTTGTACATATTGTAGACCGCACTAGTAGTGATGTTTCTCGTTCCTTGCTCCTCTAAGAGAATGATGCTATAGAGCACTAGCTTAGATTGGGTGGGCAGGGTCTTGATGACTTCTTCTACCCGATCCTGCTCTATCTTATCTCTGGCCTGGCGGACATGAACCTCCGTGACCACAGTAGATCGGGCCCTTTCCGCCAGCTCTCCAGAGATGCGCAAGAGGTCAAGGGCTCGGCGGGCGTCTCCATGCTCTTGAGCTGCGAATGCCGCGCAAAGAGGTATTACGCTCTCCTGCAAGGATCCGGAACAGAATGCGACATTGGCCCTCTGTTCCAGGATCTCTCTTATCTGCTCAGCATCGTAGGGCGGAAAGATGATCTCGTCCTCACCAAGAGAGCTCTTCACCCTGGGATCAAGAAACTCTGTGAACTTGAGGTCATTGGATATGCCGATGATACTCACCCGCGATCGGAGGAGGTCGGAGTTTACCCGGGAGAGGTTATAGAGAACATCGTCTCCCTTTCGCACCAATTTATCCACCTCGTCCAGCATTATCACTACAACTTGCTTCTCCTCATCTAGGGCATTCCTAAACTCTGCATAAACCTGGTCTGTGGGCCAACCGGTCATCGGAATATCTCTGTCGAAGTGCCTTGCCAGGTGGGCCAGAATCCTGTACTGGGTATCGACTACCTCGCAGTTGATGTAGATCACAACGCACTTCATATCTTCAAAGCTGGCCTCTTCCAGTTCTTTTCCCACATATTTGGCCACCGCTGTCTTTCCGGTGCCAGTCTTTCCGTATATGAGGACATTAGAGGGCGTCTCACCTCTCAGAGCTGGGACCAGAATCGATGCAAGGTTATTGATCTGCTCTTCTCTGTGAGGCAGTTTGGATGGTGTATATGTAGGACGCAGGATGTCTCTGGATTGAAATATCTCCCCTTGCGCCAATAAATCAGCAAATAACCCTCTGGATATAGGTACCAAGATAATTCCCCTTGAACATTTTAAAATCGTCCTGGTGGATATTAAGAGTTATGGTTAACTCCCCTTCATTTCCTCTGGAAATATTGGCCTCCTACCCCATGATTTCCTCTGGAAAAGAGATAAAACTCCAGCGAATACCCTGATAGATAATAAAATAAAACTAGCTATTTCTAGGTTCTCTTTTATTCATATATATATCTTCCTCTCTACAGAGAAAGAGACTATGTTTTAATCTATGCAGATAAACATCTTAAATCTATAGCTAAATGATACGTAACCACATAAAAAAGCTGCAATTTAAGTAAGTAGTTACTGAGAATATCGATTATATTCTTCGCGATACGGATGATAGTTCAATAGTTTTTGTCGACTGTTAGTAACAGGATCAATAAACGCTAATGAAACCAGAATCCGTAGCTAGCGTCTTCATCGCAATTTCAGATCACGTCCAGTTGAATGCAAGCGCTAAACCGATGAAATTGAACCTTGATATCTCAAGAGCATCACCACGAAGGATTTACAGCTATTGCCATCGGATGGAAGATATTTGAATAGCAGGAACTGAAGCATAGAGAATGCCGACAAAAAAATGGATGGAGCCCAAGATGACCTCAGTGAATGCAGGATCGAAGAGTCAAACTCATCCTGCATATCCAACCAAGAACGATTAGCGGAGGGACAGAGGTCACATAGGCTTGAGTTCCAGTGGAAACCATACGGTCCCTCTCATAGGCCGTGGAAAGCTGCTTGGCTATCTGGTCCAAAAGAGGGATTTAGCTGACTGGTATGGTCTCAAGCTGGCTAGCAACATTCCAGATCAGGGTTCTGGTATGAAGTGGAATATTAGGGTCATTGCTTATCTCATCGAGTATGGAAATGGCAGATGCGGCCTTTATCGCCTCGTTTACGCTCTCGTCCATGAGGATGGTCTTGACGCTCTCTGCAGAGCGCCTGATATTCCTCGGGACTGCATCATCGCTCATAATACGTTCTAATACCTCAACACATTGCTTAAGGACATTTTCAGCTGTCATAGAACCACCACCCATATCTATGGGAAAAAGGTTATGATGTTTATCTGCCTTTGATTCAAGGATGATATATCGTTGTATTTAAACGTATGTGGTAATGCTGGTGATGGGACGATGGAAGAAGATGAAGTACTCAGCAAGATAACCAGGCTTCTTGAGAGGGGATGCACAATGCTGGCTACGCACCATGACTGCGGAGCGCCCCTATTTCGCTGTCAGGGAGAGATAGTCTGCCCGGTCTGTTCATTTCAGGATGAGCAGGTCCATGGTGAGCAGCTTTCCGGAGCTGGAAGAGAGGCTCCGGAGCCTTCGGGATCAGAAGAGGATCGGCCGGATCACGAGCCCGGTATGCCTCTCTTGCAGGCGGCAGGGAAGAGTTTGCCTGGCGGAACGAGGAGTACGGGCCCCTTTGATGAGGAGAGGATGGATGGCGGGCTTATGGAGGCGAAGGCTGGGCTGCGCGCATCATTGATCGCGCGGCTGGACGAGCTCTCTGCAGGCATAAGATCTGAGCAGGATCTGGATAGGCTGAAAAAGATGCTGGACTGTGCAGAAGGACTGCTGCGTGTGCTCCGATCGATGTGAATAGAATCAAGCTCTTTTTTCGAAGGCAATGCAGCTTCCTGTGAGGATCAAATGGCCCTCTGCTCAAGATTGCCTTGCTCGGGCCAGTTTCATAAGGCGCGCATTTCAGGGCTTCTGCTTTCCACTGGAAATCAAGGGGTTGGTCAATTGTGTTTGAAAAAGTTTAGAGAGTGTGGTATAGCTCCGATATTATTTCCCCTTATACTGGTATTATCGTCCATCACTGGCTGCATCGAATTGGGATCCCAACCACAGCATGCCTCATCCGCTGGCGGTGCAGCTCAGCAGTCAGAGGCGTGGTCGGGTCAGCTGAAAATGGAGATAGACCCCAATCTGGATATCGATCTCTTCAGCCTGCGGGGAAATGTCGTTCTCACCGGGAATGGCACTCTACCTTATCTATTGCTCAATGCCACCCTCCGCCAGGGGAAGGCCTCAATCTCAAGCACCAAGTACCTGCTGATGAGGCTGGAGACGAACAGGGATTACAGCTTCGAGATCGCCAAGAACCTCGAACTACTTCCCGGCAACTACACCTGCACCCTGGAGGCATCAGGCCCTGGCGGCATTCTGGCCAGCGAGAACAGAAGGTGCAGCCTGGCTGAGGATCAGGAGGATCTGATCTCTAAAAGGATCTCCTCTGGGGAATTGATATCGATCTCTGATGCTCGT
Proteins encoded in this window:
- a CDS encoding Sjogren's syndrome/scleroderma autoantigen 1 family protein, with protein sequence MEEDEVLSKITRLLERGCTMLATHHDCGAPLFRCQGEIVCPVCSFQDEQVHGEQLSGAGREAPEPSGSEEDRPDHEPGMPLLQAAGKSLPGGTRSTGPFDEERMDGGLMEAKAGLRASLIARLDELSAGIRSEQDLDRLKKMLDCAEGLLRVLRSM
- a CDS encoding sodium:solute symporter family transporter, encoding MIGQNTALVVMVLYLLLLFAIARFSDNRKLEGKSIVSNPYVYALSLSVYVSAWTFYGSIGRAASTGLEFLPIYLGPVLAMTLGWVLIRKMVRVSKEYRLTSISDFLSFRYGRSYAIGAVVALLSLVMVTPYVALQLIAISTSLETLAESHTLLSFSWESTLVVALLLGIFAMIFGARQLDPMERHEGLIAVVAFESLVKLVAFLMIGLFVAYGIFGGYGDIFSQMAEQARSNPNYSNLMDVEYPLWFSLTLVSFFAILFLPRQFHVMVVENSEVGHLKKAMWLFPLYLLLINLFVPAIAWGGLLLNTPGLKDSFIITIPYSHNQDLLSLLVFIGGTSAATAMILVESVAVGTMLLNDLELPYILRHIKKQKNLADALLNTRRLNILLVVLLGYLFSHVAAYQILADIGIVSFLAASQLAPAALGGLYWRGGNRKGAMAGLVSGFLLWSYTALIPTMAGDDGMLSSLVRDGAFGLSFLRPTDLFGLGLDQWTNSVFWTLLVNTSLYILVSLLTKPSLEEESIAKSFIYGAEKAMAQGEELPVEPRAMLYGTISEIETTLAKYIGEERANRQVDLYLRQLGATRETVSPRQLQELWNQFEKTLTGSVGPSATRMIVEEQVPVKPVVEEKKETLPTYDLTRGRIYIVPDIAYEVFTDQITHGVEGLCITHSSPEEVRLRWGFKETPIIKLSDEKRSDRYISPRNLPLLFITIKSFVDSSRNSIVLIDSIEKLVNENMFKVPEREMLDFVYQMELLGKRTHLILAEGEDFVHMELNSSVNEAKELLFTLGPLSEYLFRLFSDTMLSALNEGVRREVVMKANELIAAGGFFEVAPKRDRPSDEAGPACEPDMQDALTAIPSLNIRPGLVLTRHSFFLALRRLDRIIRTFDPTFDIKDTLAEIMKSYGRSPFEVSLIPGTTYIVEEEKPKKSLEVFSELVAHGMEGLCLSRHNPETLQERFSIPPETVIWLTQKSEPGYRTVDPTNFPRLSGMISEFLDQANYPIILLEGMGYLITQSNYETVLRFVQFQRDEIAMKNAIMLIHIDPLSLDTKELHRLASEMEPFRG
- the aspS gene encoding aspartate--tRNA(Asn) ligase: MDGKEVMLAGFAHEIRDLGGIAFLVLRDREGMAQITLVKKLLGKDVFKMARSISRESVVMVRGNVKAEAKAPRGYEILPTEIQVLSAAQVPLPLDPTEKVECELDTRLDSRFMDIRRPCVLAAFEIESAVLCSLRDYFHKKGIVEVFTPKIVAAATEGGTDLFPISYFEKEAFLNQSPQLYKQMLMGAGMDRVYEIGPIFRAEEHDTRRHLNEAISIDLEVSFADDKDVMEILEEAVAGAYSYVADNCRRQLEVLNMELEVPRLPFKRITYTRALELAEEKAGARMQWGDDLDTETERFLGESIGEHYFLIDWPSSIKPYYTLPYEDKPEICRGFDLMHPRMELASGAQRVHDYSLLVERIKEKGLDPDGFEFYLRAFRYGMPPHAGWGLGLSRLVMTMLNLENIRDAVIFPRDRRRLVP
- a CDS encoding UPF0147 family protein: MGGGSMTAENVLKQCVEVLERIMSDDAVPRNIRRSAESVKTILMDESVNEAIKAASAISILDEISNDPNIPLHTRTLIWNVASQLETIPVS
- a CDS encoding pro-sigmaK processing inhibitor BofA family protein, producing MIEVGIVLLAVVLIFGAFLLLRSLKNFVINAIAGLFILFLANQFISADIGYSWLVILICGIGGAVGAILLLALHFIGLGI
- a CDS encoding ORC1-type DNA replication protein, whose translation is MVPISRGLFADLLAQGEIFQSRDILRPTYTPSKLPHREEQINNLASILVPALRGETPSNVLIYGKTGTGKTAVAKYVGKELEEASFEDMKCVVIYINCEVVDTQYRILAHLARHFDRDIPMTGWPTDQVYAEFRNALDEEKQVVVIMLDEVDKLVRKGDDVLYNLSRVNSDLLRSRVSIIGISNDLKFTEFLDPRVKSSLGEDEIIFPPYDAEQIREILEQRANVAFCSGSLQESVIPLCAAFAAQEHGDARRALDLLRISGELAERARSTVVTEVHVRQARDKIEQDRVEEVIKTLPTQSKLVLYSIILLEEQGTRNITTSAVYNMYKQLCPLVETDFLTHRRITDLIAELDMLGILHTIVISKGRYGRTKEITLSVYSGKLKSILQQDYRLKDLTNVTVPQQARLGL